The following are encoded in a window of Vigna unguiculata cultivar IT97K-499-35 chromosome 8, ASM411807v1, whole genome shotgun sequence genomic DNA:
- the LOC114194919 gene encoding opioid growth factor receptor-like, whose product MRGPKNSPSPQSPLSSGLGLGLRLDNPDEPNDQDRPDDKDRPDDQDEPDDQDGLDNLDMLNNTDGPKNPDGPDDQDGPDDQDGPDNPDMPDNTDGPDDPNGPKNPDGPDEPDGPYDLDEPNDLNGQTTHTGPTIQIGPMIQTGPTTQTGRRLVWTRRPKRAR is encoded by the exons ATGAGGGGGCCAAAAAACAGCCCCAGCCCCCAAAGCCCCCTCTCTAGTGGGTTAGGGCTGGGGCTAAG gctcgacaacccggacgagcccAATGACCAGGACAGGCCCGATGACAAGGACAGACCCGACGACCAAGATGAGCCCGACGACCAAGACGGGCTTGACAACCTGGACATGCTAAACAACACGGACGGGCCCAAAAACCCAGACGGGCCAGACGACcaagatgggcccgacgaccaggaTGGGCCTGACAACCCGGACATGCCAGACAacacggacgggcccgacgacccaaacggaccCAAAAACCCGGACGGGCCAGACGAGCCAGATGGGCCCTACGACCTAGATGAGCCCAACGATCTAAACGGGCAGACGACCCATACGGGCCCAACGATTCAAATAGGCCCAATGATTcaaacaggcccaacgacccaaacgggccgaCGACTCGTAtggacccgacgacccaaacgtgCCAGATGA